From Eptesicus fuscus isolate TK198812 chromosome 22, DD_ASM_mEF_20220401, whole genome shotgun sequence, a single genomic window includes:
- the HENMT1 gene encoding small RNA 2'-O-methyltransferase isoform X1: MYDLKTLLFVNLQGHGVVGGHFDLPVKKAINFSPPLYRQRYSFVNDLVNQHKPKKVADLGCGNASLIQMIKSHSCLELIVGVDINKDKIGSQRCRLSPFSGEYLSPRDLNLSIILYHGSAVERDSRLLGFDLVTCIELIEHLDSEDLARFPDVVFGYLSPAMVVISTPNSDFNPLFPAVTLRDSDHKFEWNRKQFQTWASGVADFYNYSVEFTGVGEPPEGAGNVGYCTQIGVFRRIGAPATESCVAEPCGQHVYKIVYSVSYPSLQQKEIRKLALANEVSRQVQSLRQRYVSSLRILRRGGGDGHRVSDTGLVPFSGPVFTELEKRKIEKSPEPFRFGNKLYVPLERLLAYPKVNRLCDSVDTMRALIADTVRLSRDGSAVKVDLRDASPS, from the exons ATGTATGACTTAAAAACACTTTTGTTTGTAAACTTGCAGGGCCACGGTGTGGTGGGTGGTCATTTTGATCTTCCCGTCAAGAAGGCGATTAATTTTTCCCCTCCGCTGTACAGACAGCGTTACAGCTTCGTTAACGACCTAGTGAATCAGCACAAACCCAAGAAG GTGGCAGACTTGGGGTGTGGCAATGCTTCCCTCATACAGATGATTAAATCGCACAGTTGCCTGGAACTGATTGTTGGAGTAGATATCAATAAGGATAAAATAGGATCGCAGAG GTGTAGGCTGTCTCCGTTCTCGGGGGAGTATCTGAGCCCCCGGGATCTGAATTTGTCCATCATCTTGTACCACGGCTCTGCTGTGGAGAGAGATTCTCGTCTGCTTGGGTTTGACTTGGTCACATGTATCGAGTT AATAGAACACTTGGATTCCGAGGACCTGGCCAGGTTTCCCGACGTCGTGTTTGGGTACCTGTCTCCGGCCATGGTTGTCATCAGCACGCCCAACTCGGACTTCAACCCCCTGTTCCCGGCAGTGACCTTGAGAGATTCCGATCACAAATTTGAGTGGAACAGGAAGCAGTTTCAGACCTG GGCCTCAGGGGTGGCAGATTTCTACAATTACTCCGTGGAGTTCACAGGCGTGGGGGAGCCACCGGAAGGAGCTGGGAATGTCGGCTACTGCACCCAGATAGGGGTCTTCCGGAGAATCGGAGCGCCGGCCACGGAATCGTGCGTGGCAGAGCCGTGTGGCCAGCACGTTTATAAGATT GTTTATTCCGTTTCATATCCGAGTTTACAGCAAAAGGAAATCCGCAAACTCGCATTAGCCAATGAGGTGTCTCGCCAAGTCCAGAGCTTGAGGCAGAGATACGTCTCCAGCCTGCGGATACTGCGGCGCGGCGGTGGGGACGGCCACCGGGTCAGCGACACCGGGCTCGTCCCCTTCTCCGGACCGGTTTTCACAGAACTTGAAAAACGCAAAATCGAGAAGTCTCCCGAACCGTTCCGCTTTGGGAATAAGCTCTACGTCCCGCTGGAGAGGCTGCTCGCCTATCCCAAGGTGAACCGCCTGTGCGACAGCGTAGACACGATGAGAGCGCTCATCGCCGACACAGTGAGGCTGAGCAGGGACGGGTCTGCGGTCAAGGTCGACCTGCGCGATGCCAGTCCGTCCTGA
- the HENMT1 gene encoding small RNA 2'-O-methyltransferase isoform X2, translated as MAQSNNKEGHGVVGGHFDLPVKKAINFSPPLYRQRYSFVNDLVNQHKPKKVADLGCGNASLIQMIKSHSCLELIVGVDINKDKIGSQRCRLSPFSGEYLSPRDLNLSIILYHGSAVERDSRLLGFDLVTCIELIEHLDSEDLARFPDVVFGYLSPAMVVISTPNSDFNPLFPAVTLRDSDHKFEWNRKQFQTWASGVADFYNYSVEFTGVGEPPEGAGNVGYCTQIGVFRRIGAPATESCVAEPCGQHVYKIVYSVSYPSLQQKEIRKLALANEVSRQVQSLRQRYVSSLRILRRGGGDGHRVSDTGLVPFSGPVFTELEKRKIEKSPEPFRFGNKLYVPLERLLAYPKVNRLCDSVDTMRALIADTVRLSRDGSAVKVDLRDASPS; from the exons ATGGCACAGAGCAACAACAAAGAG GGCCACGGTGTGGTGGGTGGTCATTTTGATCTTCCCGTCAAGAAGGCGATTAATTTTTCCCCTCCGCTGTACAGACAGCGTTACAGCTTCGTTAACGACCTAGTGAATCAGCACAAACCCAAGAAG GTGGCAGACTTGGGGTGTGGCAATGCTTCCCTCATACAGATGATTAAATCGCACAGTTGCCTGGAACTGATTGTTGGAGTAGATATCAATAAGGATAAAATAGGATCGCAGAG GTGTAGGCTGTCTCCGTTCTCGGGGGAGTATCTGAGCCCCCGGGATCTGAATTTGTCCATCATCTTGTACCACGGCTCTGCTGTGGAGAGAGATTCTCGTCTGCTTGGGTTTGACTTGGTCACATGTATCGAGTT AATAGAACACTTGGATTCCGAGGACCTGGCCAGGTTTCCCGACGTCGTGTTTGGGTACCTGTCTCCGGCCATGGTTGTCATCAGCACGCCCAACTCGGACTTCAACCCCCTGTTCCCGGCAGTGACCTTGAGAGATTCCGATCACAAATTTGAGTGGAACAGGAAGCAGTTTCAGACCTG GGCCTCAGGGGTGGCAGATTTCTACAATTACTCCGTGGAGTTCACAGGCGTGGGGGAGCCACCGGAAGGAGCTGGGAATGTCGGCTACTGCACCCAGATAGGGGTCTTCCGGAGAATCGGAGCGCCGGCCACGGAATCGTGCGTGGCAGAGCCGTGTGGCCAGCACGTTTATAAGATT GTTTATTCCGTTTCATATCCGAGTTTACAGCAAAAGGAAATCCGCAAACTCGCATTAGCCAATGAGGTGTCTCGCCAAGTCCAGAGCTTGAGGCAGAGATACGTCTCCAGCCTGCGGATACTGCGGCGCGGCGGTGGGGACGGCCACCGGGTCAGCGACACCGGGCTCGTCCCCTTCTCCGGACCGGTTTTCACAGAACTTGAAAAACGCAAAATCGAGAAGTCTCCCGAACCGTTCCGCTTTGGGAATAAGCTCTACGTCCCGCTGGAGAGGCTGCTCGCCTATCCCAAGGTGAACCGCCTGTGCGACAGCGTAGACACGATGAGAGCGCTCATCGCCGACACAGTGAGGCTGAGCAGGGACGGGTCTGCGGTCAAGGTCGACCTGCGCGATGCCAGTCCGTCCTGA